A genomic region of Brevibacillus sp. JNUCC-41 contains the following coding sequences:
- a CDS encoding efflux RND transporter permease subunit has translation MNSIIKFSLKNKLAIWLLTIIIVAAGLYSGLNMKQETIPSISTPLISISTVYPGAAPEEVADKLTDQIEQKVTNLPGVELVSSSSMANASSVQLQYDYDTDMDDAVKEVKEALEKLELPEGVDNPSVSKLELNAFPVVALSVTDKGSDLPALTKNVEEVLVPKLEGIDGVTSVSISGQQVNEGSLVFDEEKMAQYGLDEDTVKKVIQAANVNMPLGIYNFDDKEKTIVVDGNISTLKDLKNIKIPLTGGSQTGTPAQNGTETTQSPEMATGPAQLPNVKLSDIADVKITGKAESISRTNGSESIGIQVTRSPDADTVAIVDDVQEEVSNFKEEFKGVSVHTTLDQAQPIKDSVETMISKALFGCLFAVIVIMLFLRNFKTTLISVISIPLSLLAALLVLKQMDISLNVMTLGAMTVAIGRVVDDSIVVIENIYRRMALKGEQLKGGELIRSATKEMFIPILSSTIVTVAVYLPLASVTGPVGELFMPFALTMVFALVASLIIAITLVPAMADSLFKKGLSKKELKSHEEKPSKLSSFYRRALDWSLNHKLITFGTAIVLLVGSLFLIPSIGVSFMPADEEKTIIVTYTPAPGELKEDIVKQTEKVEKYFMDKDDVKTVQYTLGESMMGGMMGGSSNSALFYVLYDKDTENFGDKKETVIKDLTELDSPGTWKQQEFTSTSSNETTLFVYGNTQKDIEPVIDDIQNIMKKNKDLKDVDTSLSDAYEQYTLVADQEKLSDLGLTAAQIGMSIANTNKDDAITTIKKDGEEVKVYVETEETTFEDKKDLENTKISSPMGMEIPLKELVKIEEGKASDTISRRDGKIYADVSATIKTDDVAAVTAEVQKEVDKLDLPASVSIDYGGVTEDIQESFTQLGIAMLAAVAIVYFVLVVTFHGGLAPIAILFSLPFTVIGALAGLFVAGETISVSAMMGVLMLIGIVVTNAIVLVDRVIKNEESGLSTREALLEAGSTRLRPILMTALATIGALIPLAIGAEGSGLISQGLGITVIGGLVSSTLLTLVIVPVVYEVIMKIGKKKKKTVK, from the coding sequence TTGAATTCAATAATTAAATTTTCATTAAAGAATAAATTGGCAATCTGGTTGCTTACGATCATCATCGTTGCAGCTGGATTATACTCCGGTTTAAACATGAAACAAGAAACCATTCCAAGCATCTCGACTCCTTTAATAAGCATCTCCACAGTATATCCTGGAGCTGCACCTGAAGAAGTAGCAGATAAGCTCACAGACCAGATAGAGCAGAAGGTAACAAATTTGCCAGGAGTCGAATTAGTCAGTTCTTCGTCCATGGCTAATGCCTCATCCGTCCAATTACAATATGATTATGATACGGATATGGATGACGCTGTAAAAGAGGTGAAAGAAGCTTTAGAGAAATTAGAACTTCCTGAGGGAGTGGATAACCCAAGCGTATCAAAATTAGAATTAAACGCTTTTCCTGTCGTCGCACTCAGTGTAACAGATAAAGGTTCTGATTTACCAGCTCTTACAAAAAACGTTGAAGAGGTGTTAGTCCCTAAACTTGAAGGAATTGATGGCGTGACATCCGTATCAATTTCCGGACAACAAGTAAATGAAGGCAGCCTTGTATTCGACGAGGAAAAAATGGCTCAATACGGTCTCGATGAAGATACCGTAAAAAAGGTTATCCAAGCCGCAAACGTCAACATGCCGCTTGGCATATATAACTTTGATGATAAAGAAAAAACGATTGTTGTGGATGGTAACATCTCCACATTAAAAGACTTGAAAAATATAAAGATCCCTTTAACAGGCGGCTCTCAAACAGGAACGCCAGCACAAAACGGAACGGAAACCACTCAATCTCCTGAAATGGCAACAGGCCCCGCCCAACTGCCAAACGTCAAATTATCAGACATTGCCGATGTTAAAATCACCGGTAAAGCTGAATCGATTTCAAGAACAAACGGTAGCGAATCGATTGGGATTCAGGTTACAAGATCGCCTGATGCCGATACAGTTGCAATCGTAGACGACGTACAAGAAGAAGTTTCGAACTTCAAAGAAGAATTTAAAGGCGTAAGTGTACACACTACGCTTGATCAAGCCCAACCGATTAAAGATTCTGTTGAAACCATGATCAGCAAGGCACTCTTCGGCTGTCTGTTTGCCGTCATTGTTATCATGCTGTTCCTTAGGAACTTTAAAACGACTCTCATTTCCGTCATTTCGATTCCATTATCCCTGTTAGCAGCCCTTTTGGTGCTTAAACAAATGGATATTTCATTGAACGTCATGACACTGGGGGCCATGACCGTTGCCATTGGCCGAGTCGTCGATGACTCCATTGTCGTCATTGAAAATATTTATAGAAGAATGGCTTTAAAAGGCGAACAATTAAAAGGCGGCGAATTAATACGGTCGGCCACTAAGGAAATGTTCATCCCTATCCTTTCATCGACAATCGTTACTGTAGCCGTATACCTGCCTTTAGCAAGCGTTACAGGACCTGTCGGGGAACTATTCATGCCATTCGCCTTAACAATGGTGTTTGCATTAGTCGCTTCATTAATAATTGCCATCACACTTGTTCCCGCAATGGCAGACTCTTTATTTAAAAAGGGACTATCTAAAAAAGAATTAAAATCACATGAAGAAAAACCAAGCAAGCTATCTTCATTCTACCGAAGAGCATTGGATTGGTCGTTAAACCATAAATTGATCACTTTCGGTACAGCCATTGTATTATTGGTCGGCAGCTTATTCCTAATCCCAAGCATCGGTGTCAGCTTCATGCCTGCTGATGAAGAAAAAACGATCATCGTCACTTACACTCCCGCACCTGGAGAGTTAAAAGAGGATATTGTAAAACAAACAGAAAAAGTAGAAAAATACTTCATGGATAAAGACGATGTGAAGACTGTTCAATACACACTTGGTGAAAGCATGATGGGCGGCATGATGGGCGGCTCGAGTAACTCGGCTCTCTTCTATGTACTCTATGATAAAGACACCGAAAATTTCGGGGACAAAAAAGAAACCGTCATAAAGGATTTAACTGAACTTGATTCACCTGGAACTTGGAAACAACAAGAATTCACGTCAACATCAAGCAACGAAACCACTCTATTTGTTTACGGAAATACACAAAAAGACATTGAACCGGTAATTGATGATATTCAAAATATCATGAAGAAAAATAAAGATTTAAAAGATGTTGATACAAGTCTTTCCGATGCTTATGAGCAATATACGCTAGTTGCAGACCAGGAAAAGCTAAGCGACCTTGGACTGACAGCTGCACAAATTGGTATGTCCATTGCCAATACGAATAAAGATGATGCTATAACTACGATTAAGAAAGATGGAGAAGAAGTCAAAGTATATGTCGAGACAGAAGAAACGACATTTGAAGACAAAAAAGATCTTGAGAATACGAAAATTTCTTCTCCAATGGGGATGGAAATCCCATTGAAAGAGCTTGTGAAAATCGAAGAAGGCAAAGCTTCCGATACAATCAGCCGCCGCGATGGAAAAATCTATGCCGACGTGTCTGCAACAATCAAAACGGATGATGTGGCAGCAGTAACAGCTGAGGTACAAAAGGAAGTTGATAAATTAGACCTTCCCGCAAGCGTCTCTATAGACTATGGCGGAGTGACGGAAGATATCCAAGAATCATTCACTCAACTTGGTATCGCTATGTTAGCGGCCGTTGCTATCGTATACTTTGTCCTAGTCGTTACTTTCCATGGTGGTTTAGCACCTATAGCCATTCTCTTCTCCTTACCATTTACGGTAATCGGGGCATTGGCAGGGCTATTCGTTGCAGGTGAGACCATCAGCGTTTCAGCAATGATGGGTGTCCTAATGCTTATTGGTATCGTTGTAACCAATGCCATCGTATTAGTGGACCGTGTTATCAAGAATGAAGAATCCGGGCTATCTACCAGGGAAGCTTTACTCGAGGCAGGATCCACCCGCCTGCGTCCAATCCTGATGACTGCCCTTGCCACAATCGGCGCTTTAATACCTCTGGCAATCGGTGCGGAAGGCAGTGGATTAATATCACAAGGTTTGGGAATTACCGTTATCGGCGGACTTGTGAGTTCTACATTGCTAACACTTGTAATAGTGCCGGTAGTATATGAAGTTATAATGAAAATAGGTAAAAAGAAGAAAAAAACAGTTAAGTAA
- a CDS encoding TetR/AcrR family transcriptional regulator, with product MKEKNKMIIDKSVELFAEKGYHATSVQEIAEKCGIAKGSFYNHFKSKEELLVSIFKFYYEALTDSLLDLELDASLSSKDKFMRQITVHIEHMTGNTNLIQMMMQEQMVHISKELDRFLHYIHEEGLIWFKRKIIELYPGLSADLLPDCTIILDSLFKGYIGILIRKQNAFDVELLPSFILNRMDSIIASLQNNEDPLLKQFPLPGCSMRDLSPKEEIHSIIVRMLEVETRKEEGMETNKNTEALKAIQEEFSKVRPNPIILESLLLFLEKNEKRSPLGSKLILMMKDYLLNI from the coding sequence ATGAAAGAAAAAAATAAGATGATCATAGATAAGTCTGTAGAGCTTTTCGCGGAGAAAGGCTATCATGCTACTTCCGTTCAGGAAATTGCTGAAAAATGTGGGATAGCAAAGGGGTCTTTTTATAATCATTTTAAATCGAAGGAAGAATTACTGGTGTCCATTTTTAAATTTTATTATGAAGCGTTGACGGACTCATTGCTCGATCTTGAACTGGATGCTTCATTGTCCAGTAAAGACAAATTCATGAGGCAAATCACTGTCCACATTGAGCATATGACGGGAAATACCAACTTGATTCAAATGATGATGCAGGAACAAATGGTTCATATCAGCAAAGAACTAGATAGATTTTTACATTATATCCATGAAGAGGGCTTGATTTGGTTCAAGCGTAAAATCATTGAGTTATACCCAGGACTTTCTGCTGATCTTTTGCCAGATTGCACCATAATTTTGGATTCCCTTTTCAAAGGATATATCGGAATATTGATCAGGAAACAAAATGCTTTCGATGTGGAATTGTTACCTAGCTTCATATTGAACCGGATGGATTCAATCATCGCAAGCCTGCAGAACAATGAAGATCCATTATTGAAACAATTTCCACTACCAGGATGCTCGATGCGGGATTTGAGCCCTAAAGAGGAAATCCATTCGATCATCGTCAGGATGCTGGAAGTGGAAACACGTAAGGAAGAGGGAATGGAAACAAACAAGAATACGGAAGCTTTAAAGGCGATCCAGGAAGAGTTTTCAAAAGTTAGGCCAAATCCCATCATCTTGGAAAGCCTTTTGTTGTTTTTGGAAAAAAATGAAAAAAGAAGTCCCTTGGGTTCGAAGCTTATCTTAATGATGAAGGATTATTTGCTGAATATATGA
- a CDS encoding efflux RND transporter periplasmic adaptor subunit has protein sequence MSGKWKIAAVSIASIVLIAVNIYLLEKKESKVERTIFVENWTKVKKDTIRDTIQTNGVIKPVEVYDIYFDTKKNDFKKFLVKEGDTITAGSSLFEYETTELDALKADLEAEKTAAEGEIAGIEEYIGKLRAYQGSLTSDSGIAAIDESVEKNLSTDLTTNSTDLIKSNIEQEMYKQELERNSLDEKVKMLDAKLSSIEEQSNAIVTTSEADGVVKNINKNLKNPIISIVSTNMAIEGQFSEEEMKKAEVGMTIKASSSDSKKALKGTIGRIHSYPAEEPSLKKDNRFPFQALIEPEGEVTEPLLVGSKVDLTVITNEKAGVPSVPIEAVNYQKNPYIYKLTKKGYVDKHYITKGLKAEGKQEIIKGPSVGDVILLKPDVAVKNHSNFITPIQFEKVKVPTYKKFTSREKVRYLLLGILEK, from the coding sequence ATGAGCGGAAAATGGAAAATAGCAGCGGTCTCGATTGCATCGATAGTCTTAATAGCCGTTAACATATACCTTCTTGAAAAAAAAGAAAGCAAAGTGGAACGAACTATTTTCGTTGAAAACTGGACAAAGGTAAAAAAGGATACAATTAGGGATACTATTCAAACAAATGGGGTAATTAAACCTGTAGAAGTGTATGATATCTATTTTGATACCAAGAAAAATGATTTTAAGAAATTCCTTGTAAAAGAAGGCGATACGATTACGGCTGGATCTTCATTGTTTGAGTATGAGACGACCGAACTTGATGCGCTAAAAGCGGATTTAGAAGCGGAAAAAACGGCAGCTGAGGGAGAAATTGCGGGGATTGAAGAATACATAGGCAAGTTGAGGGCATATCAAGGGTCCCTGACCAGTGATTCTGGAATAGCGGCCATTGATGAATCGGTGGAAAAAAACTTGAGTACTGATTTAACCACAAACTCGACGGATCTTATTAAAAGTAACATTGAGCAAGAAATGTACAAGCAGGAACTGGAAAGAAACAGTTTGGATGAAAAAGTGAAAATGCTTGACGCAAAATTGAGTTCAATTGAGGAGCAGTCCAATGCTATCGTGACGACGAGCGAGGCTGATGGTGTAGTTAAAAATATCAATAAAAACCTGAAAAATCCCATCATATCCATTGTTTCTACAAATATGGCAATTGAAGGGCAATTCTCCGAAGAGGAAATGAAAAAGGCTGAAGTGGGCATGACTATAAAAGCAAGTTCCTCTGATTCAAAAAAGGCATTGAAAGGAACGATAGGCCGTATCCATTCCTATCCAGCTGAAGAGCCGTCGTTAAAAAAAGATAACAGATTTCCATTTCAGGCTTTAATCGAACCGGAAGGCGAAGTAACGGAACCTTTGTTAGTGGGATCCAAAGTGGATCTTACTGTAATAACCAATGAGAAAGCCGGTGTACCCTCCGTACCTATAGAGGCGGTGAATTACCAAAAAAATCCTTATATTTACAAATTGACAAAAAAAGGATATGTAGATAAACATTACATTACAAAAGGGCTTAAAGCGGAAGGAAAGCAAGAAATAATAAAGGGGCCGTCTGTAGGTGACGTCATCCTGCTGAAGCCGGATGTGGCAGTGAAGAACCACTCTAATTTTATTACTCCGATTCAATTTGAAAAAGTGAAAGTTCCGACTTATAAAAAATTCACCTCTAGGGAAAAAGTAAGATATCTGTTACTTGGCATTTTGGAAAAATAA